From the genome of Miscanthus floridulus cultivar M001 chromosome 10, ASM1932011v1, whole genome shotgun sequence, one region includes:
- the LOC136489988 gene encoding uncharacterized protein, with product MLRSTGDRVVIVGGGIAGALLSKTLQNHADVVLIDPKEYFEIPWANLRAKVDPAAVERTVIPHSDYLTHAKVVTAFAVGMDDSVVLTSIGRAVAYDFLVIATGRTCNRPQKQSERLEMFQHDKERIDGARSVLIVGGGPIGVELAAEIVMKSPEKRVTLVHGAPRLLKVMGARASAKALEWLRSKNVTVLLDQTVDLASATPDTREFTTSAGETVEADAHFVCTGRPVASGWLRGTLLGEHVDEEGHLRVDDHLRVGGLRNVFAVGDITDVPEAKQGHLAQRQAMVVSRNLRLLVKGATREEKLHRYKPSPRTSMTVTLGHRDALAELPFMTLIGHIPGAVKPRDHFITRTRRMMGIKSKPYGTMPHVM from the exons ATGCTGCGGTCCACCGGCGATCGCGTCGTCATCGTGGGCGGCGGCATCGCCGGCGCCCTCCTCTCCAAGACGCTCCAGAACCACGCTGACGTCGTCCTCATCGACCC GAAGGAGTACTTCGAGATCCCGTGGGCGAACCTGCGCGCCAAGGTGGACCCGGCGGCGGTGGAGCGCACGGTGATCCCGCACTCCGACTACCTGACGCACGCCAAGGTGGTGACCGCGTTCGCCGTCGGCATGGACGACTCCGTGGTGCTCACCTCCATCGGCCGCGCCGTGGCGTACGACTTCCTGGTTATCGCGACGGGGCGCACGTGCAACCGGCCGCAGAAGCAGTCGGAGCGGCTGGAGATGTTCCAGCACGACAAGGAGCGGATCGACGGAGCCCGGTCGGTGCTGATCGTCGGCGGCGGGCCCATCGGCGTGGAGCTGGCGGCGGAGATCGTGATGAAGAGCCCCGAGAAGCGCGTGACCCTCGTCCACGGCGCGCCGCGGCTGCTCAAGGTGATGGGCGCCCGGGCGTCGGCCAAGGCGCTGGAGTGGCTGCGCTCCAAGAACGTCACCGTGCTGCTGGATCAGACGGTGGACCTGGCGTCGGCGACGCCGGACACCCGGGAGTTCACGACGTCGgcgggggagacggtggaggccgACGCCCACTTCGTGTGCACGGGCCGGCCCGTGGCGTCCGGGTGGCTCAGGGGGACGCTTCTCGGGGAGCACGTGGACGAGGAAGGTCATCTCCGGGTGGACGACCACCTCCGCGTCGGCGGGCTGCGGAACGTGTTCGCCGTCGGCGACATCACGGACGTGCCGGAGGCGAAGCAGGGCCACCTCGCGCAGCGGCAGGCAATGGTGGTGTCCCGGAACCTCCGGCTGCTGGTGAAGGGCGCCACCCGGGAGGAGAAGCTGCACCGGTACAAGCCGTCCCCGAGGACGTCCATGACCGTGACGCTCGGCCACCGCGACGCGCTGGCGGAGCTGCCGTTCATGACGCTCATCGGGCACATCCCCGGCGCTGTCAAGCCACGGGACCACTTCATCACCAGGACGCGCAGGATGATGGGGATCAAGAGCAAACCCTACGGCACGATGCCGCACGTCATGTGA